The following proteins are co-located in the SAR202 cluster bacterium genome:
- a CDS encoding 30S ribosomal protein S21 has translation MTKVFSDDNESFESLLRRFTKKVQQDGILSEVRRREHFEPPSIKRKKKAAAKRRKSIR, from the coding sequence TTGACAAAAGTATTTTCCGACGATAACGAATCTTTTGAAAGCTTACTAAGGCGCTTTACAAAAAAAGTTCAACAAGATGGTATACTCTCAGAAGTTAGAAGAAGAGAACACTTTGAACCTCCTAGTATCAAACGAAAGAAAAAAGCAGCCGCTAAGCGACGTAAAAGTATTCGTTAG
- a CDS encoding GatB/YqeY domain-containing protein, whose product MSELSEKISSDLADAMRQKNEPKKTALRMVKAAIRNEEIASQTTLDDQGIVNVISKMSKQYNDSITQFKSANRDDLVQKEQTELNVLLEYLPQQLTEDEITQIAKDILSNLNEENRSNFGMIMKEIMPKLKGQADGSIVSKIVKDLL is encoded by the coding sequence ATGTCTGAATTAAGTGAAAAGATCAGCAGTGATCTCGCCGATGCAATGAGGCAAAAAAATGAACCTAAGAAAACAGCCCTTCGTATGGTCAAAGCCGCTATCCGCAACGAAGAGATAGCCTCACAAACCACACTAGATGATCAAGGTATTGTCAATGTAATATCGAAAATGTCAAAACAATATAATGATAGTATTACACAGTTTAAATCAGCAAATAGAGATGATCTTGTTCAAAAAGAACAAACAGAGTTAAATGTTTTACTTGAATATTTACCCCAGCAACTAACAGAAGATGAAATCACACAAATAGCAAAAGATATACTATCAAATTTGAATGAAGAAAATAGATCTAATTTTGGTATGATCATGAAAGAAATCATGCCTAAGCTAAAAGGTCAAGCAGACGGTTCGATTGTTAGTAAAATCGTTAAAGACTTACTCTAA
- the purQ gene encoding phosphoribosylformylglycinamidine synthase subunit PurQ: MKFGIVVFPGTWSDTDCYFAVHDILNQDAEYVWHKDTDLDKFDCIILPGGFSYGDYLRPGAMAKLSPIMNSIKEFSSKGKFIIGICNGFQILCESGLLPGTLIKNTTLQFRCQWTNLFVTNNDTPFTNACEKGSVLNIPISHGEGNYFIDNNGLEQLYKNNQIVLQYSDMNGIITDQFNPNGSVNNIAGIINEKRNIIGMMPHPERSCEAILGSTDGKKIFGSIINTIESKLFKETQ; this comes from the coding sequence TTGAAATTTGGTATAGTTGTATTCCCTGGTACTTGGAGTGATACTGATTGCTACTTTGCTGTTCACGATATTCTCAATCAAGATGCAGAATATGTATGGCATAAAGATACTGATTTAGATAAATTTGATTGTATAATTTTACCTGGTGGCTTTTCATATGGAGACTATTTACGTCCTGGTGCTATGGCAAAATTATCTCCCATTATGAACTCTATTAAAGAATTCTCTAGCAAAGGTAAATTTATTATTGGTATTTGTAATGGATTCCAAATACTTTGTGAATCAGGATTATTACCAGGAACTTTAATCAAAAATACAACTTTACAATTTAGATGCCAATGGACAAACTTATTCGTAACAAATAACGATACCCCTTTTACTAATGCTTGTGAGAAAGGATCTGTTCTTAATATTCCTATATCTCACGGGGAAGGAAATTATTTTATTGACAATAATGGATTAGAACAACTTTATAAAAACAATCAAATTGTACTTCAATATTCTGATATGAATGGAATAATCACTGATCAATTTAATCCTAATGGGTCAGTAAATAACATCGCCGGTATAATTAATGAAAAAAGAAATATTATCGGAATGATGCCTCATCCTGAAAGAAGCTGTGAAGCAATATTAGGAAGTACTGATGGTAAAAAAATTTTTGGATCAATTATTAACACTATTGAGTCTAAATTATTTAAGGAGACCCAATGA